A single window of Motacilla alba alba isolate MOTALB_02 chromosome 12, Motacilla_alba_V1.0_pri, whole genome shotgun sequence DNA harbors:
- the LOC119706257 gene encoding 2-epi-5-epi-valiolone synthase-like, with protein MLVTEEARAAAVPGATMAQEPRQTDFQLVRVKSTWCRVKKGEALSKDEDEVTLSEATIGECISEGGISWIIEAPIYFCYKVVETYNILEPSNTTLLWGHITDPQQTELATASKRKLRRFIVIDEVVDKLYGSKVREYFEENNVQHKILALPTTEETKSMDLVLNILHEVQSFSLDRRTEPIIAIGGGVCLDIVGLAASLYRRRTPYIRVPTTLLSYVDASVGAKNGVNFLQCKNKLGGYTPPVASFLDRSFLQSIPRRHISNGLGEILKMALMKHKGLFDLLKNHGKYLLDTKFQSCNSFAHHGDAALQTTRIAIETMLEELAPNLWEDDLDRLVDFGHLISPELEMRVLPSLMHGEAVNVDMAFMTYVAHARGLLGAEEKEQILQCMRGLELPVWHSGCSWALIQRALRERLKHSGGQLRMPLPTGLGVADIFNDTSEETLERAYKLWVKDCKMGLEEELQAQGDGPAPSLSCVPL; from the exons ATGCTGGTGACAGAAGAGGCGCGTGCTGCAGCAGTCCCAGGAGCCACCATGGCCCAGGAGCCCCGGCAGACGGATTTCCAGCTGGTGCGAGTCAAGAGCACGTGGTGCCGCGTCAAGAAAGGAGAAGCCCTTTCCAAGGACGAGGACGAGGTCACTCTCTCTGAGGCAACAAT AGGTGAGTGCATCTCCGAAGGTGGGATTTCCTGGATAATTGAAGCTCCCATCTATTTCTGCTACAAAGTGGTAGAAACGTACAACATTCTGGAGCCCTCTAACACCACTCTGCTCTGGGGTCACATCACTGATCCCCAGCAAACAGAGCTGGCCACGGCCAGCAAGAGGAAACTGCGGCGCTTCATCGTCATAGACGAAGTCGTCGACAAACTTTACGGCTCCAAAGTCAGAGAATACTTCGAAGAGAACAACGTCCAGCACAAAATCCTCGCCCTGCCGACCACCGAGGAAACAAAATCCATGGACTTGGTGTTGAACATCTTGCACGAGGTGCAGAGCTTCAGCCTGGACCGGCGCACGGAGCCCATCATCGCCATCGGCGGGGGCGTGTGCCTGGACATCGTGGGCCTCGCCGCGTCGCTCTACAGGAGACGCACCCCCTACATTCGGGTCCCCACCACCCTCCTCTCCTACGTGGATGCCAGCGTGGGGGCCAAGAACGGGGTGAACTTTCTGCAGTGTAAGAACAAGCTCGGGGGCTACACGCCCCCCGTGGCGAGTTTCCTGGACAGATCCTTCCTCCAGAGCATCCCTCGGCGGCACATCTCCAATGGCCTCGGGGAAATTTTAAAG ATGGCCCTCATGAAACACAAAGGGCTGTTTGACCTGCTCAAGAACCATGGAAAATACCTACTGGACACCAAGTTTCAGTCCTGCAACAGCTTTGCTCACCATGGGGATGCTGCACTGCAGACTACCAGGATTGCCATTGAAACGATGCTGGAAGAGCTGGCTCCCAACCTCTGGGAGGATGACCTGGACAGACTGGTTGATTTTGGCCACCTTATTAGCCCAGAGCTGGAAATG agggttCTGCCGTCGCTGATGCACGGGGAAGCCGTGAACGTCGACATGGCGTTCATGACGTACGTGGCCCACGCGCGCGGGCTGCTGGGCGCCgaggagaaggagcagatcCTGCAGTGCATGCGGGGCCTGGAGCTGCCAGTCTGGCACAGCGGCTGCAGCTGGGCCCTCATCCAGAGAGCCCTGCGGGAGCGCCTCAAGCACAGCGGGGGACAGCTGCGGATGCCCCTGCCCACCGGCCTCGGCGTGGCAG ACATATTCAATGACACCAGTGAAGAGACCCTGGAAAGAGCATACAAGCTGTGGGTCAAGGACTGCAAGATGGGGCTGGAGGAAGAGCTGCAAGCCCAAGGTGATGGTCCTGCCCCAAGCCTGAGCTGTGTGCCACTGTAA